Proteins encoded within one genomic window of Ammonifex degensii KC4:
- a CDS encoding type 1 glutamine amidotransferase, with product MRALIVQHVACEGPGLLAEVLSSEGWELDIRVMDQPGATLPETIANYKALIVLGGPMGAYEEEAYPYLYKVQELIRDAISRRIPVLGICLGGQLIARALGAAVKPNAVKEIGWYKIRLTEAGKKTPLFQNLPEEFWVFQWHGDTFDLPEGAILLAEGDTCTNQAFVYRDCAWALQFHLEVTPAMVAHWAEIYREELEDFAGPEASARLKEDTVRQWERDRDLRARFLVNLCRVLGS from the coding sequence TTGCGGGCCTTAATTGTGCAGCATGTAGCTTGCGAGGGTCCAGGACTTCTGGCCGAAGTTCTTTCTAGTGAAGGGTGGGAGTTAGACATTCGCGTAATGGATCAACCGGGGGCTACTTTACCAGAAACAATAGCTAACTACAAAGCCTTGATAGTGTTAGGCGGCCCCATGGGAGCCTACGAAGAGGAGGCCTATCCTTATCTCTACAAGGTACAAGAACTTATACGCGACGCGATAAGCAGGCGCATACCGGTGTTGGGAATATGTCTGGGAGGACAGCTTATTGCCCGGGCGTTGGGGGCAGCAGTCAAGCCTAACGCGGTAAAGGAGATCGGGTGGTACAAGATACGCCTGACAGAGGCAGGGAAGAAAACACCTCTTTTTCAGAACTTGCCGGAGGAGTTTTGGGTCTTTCAATGGCACGGTGATACTTTCGACCTGCCCGAAGGCGCTATCCTTCTGGCAGAAGGAGACACCTGCACTAACCAGGCTTTCGTCTATCGGGATTGTGCCTGGGCTTTACAGTTTCACCTTGAGGTTACGCCGGCAATGGTCGCCCACTGGGCTGAGATCTACCGGGAAGAACTTGAGGACTTTGCCGGACCGGAAGCATCGGCTAGACTTAAGGAGGATACGGTGAGGCAGTGGGAAAGGGATCGGGATCTACGCGCGCGTTTCTTGGTGAACCTTTGTCGGGTCCTGGGTAGTTAG
- a CDS encoding P-II family nitrogen regulator, whose protein sequence is MKKIEAIIRPEKLEAVKDSLGKFGIHGMTVYQVMGCGTQRGWTEVYRGREYSINLLPKVKVEIAVPDHQVEEVVKLILEVARTGEIGDGKIFVSNLEDAVRVRTGERGEGAL, encoded by the coding sequence TTGAAAAAGATAGAAGCCATTATACGACCGGAGAAGTTAGAGGCTGTTAAAGATTCTCTGGGCAAATTCGGCATTCACGGTATGACCGTCTATCAGGTAATGGGTTGCGGGACGCAGCGGGGTTGGACCGAGGTTTACCGTGGCCGTGAGTATTCTATCAACCTGCTGCCCAAGGTCAAGGTTGAAATTGCAGTACCCGATCATCAGGTGGAAGAGGTGGTAAAGCTTATACTGGAAGTCGCCCGCACCGGGGAGATCGGAGACGGGAAAATTTTCGTGTCGAATTTGGAAGATGCGGTGCGCGTGCGCACTGGGGAGCGGGGTGAAGGAGCGCTTTAG
- a CDS encoding ammonium transporter, producing the protein MRRFCPLVLALLLLLSIPGSAWASESKVDAGDTSWVLVSTALVMLMTPGLAFFYGGMVRRKNALNTLMLSFVALILISVQWVLWGYSLAFGPDHGHLIGGLSWLGLKGVGAEPNPDYAATIPHLAFMAFQMMFAIITVALISGAIVERMRFPAFLAFVLLWSTFVYAPLAHWVWGVGGWIRNLGALDFAGGTVVHISSGVSGLIAALLLGRRRGYGEEPMLPHNLPMTLLGAALLWFGWFGFNAGSALAANDLAASAFVVTNTAAAAAALSWMVVEWLHHGKPTALGVASGCVAGLVAITPASGYVSALPAVIIGLVAGAVCYLAVAVLKPRLGYDDALDVFGVHGIGGTWGALATGLFASKAVNAAGANGLFFGNPAQLGIQAVGVVATWVFAALATLVILKVVGLLTPLRATYSEEVSGLDITLHGEEAYRL; encoded by the coding sequence GTGAGGCGTTTTTGTCCCTTGGTTTTGGCACTTTTGTTGCTGCTATCGATACCGGGGTCGGCTTGGGCGAGTGAATCAAAGGTGGATGCGGGAGACACGTCGTGGGTCTTAGTTTCTACCGCTTTAGTAATGCTGATGACTCCGGGTCTAGCTTTCTTCTACGGTGGAATGGTGCGCAGAAAAAACGCGCTGAACACCCTTATGTTGAGTTTTGTCGCCCTGATCCTAATTTCTGTGCAATGGGTGTTGTGGGGGTACAGTTTGGCTTTCGGACCGGATCACGGCCACTTAATAGGTGGACTTTCGTGGCTAGGTCTTAAAGGAGTCGGCGCTGAGCCCAATCCTGATTATGCCGCGACAATTCCCCACCTAGCCTTTATGGCCTTCCAGATGATGTTCGCTATCATTACCGTGGCCTTGATTTCAGGCGCAATTGTGGAGCGTATGCGCTTCCCGGCTTTCCTGGCTTTTGTCCTTCTTTGGAGTACCTTCGTTTATGCCCCGCTGGCTCACTGGGTATGGGGTGTCGGCGGCTGGATCCGAAACTTAGGAGCGCTTGACTTCGCGGGTGGCACAGTAGTGCACATAAGCTCAGGAGTCTCCGGACTGATAGCTGCCTTGCTTTTGGGGAGACGGCGGGGCTACGGAGAAGAGCCGATGCTTCCCCATAACTTGCCGATGACATTACTCGGTGCGGCTCTTTTGTGGTTTGGGTGGTTCGGCTTTAATGCCGGCAGTGCCCTGGCAGCAAACGATTTGGCGGCTAGTGCTTTTGTGGTTACCAATACGGCGGCGGCAGCTGCAGCACTTTCTTGGATGGTGGTGGAGTGGTTGCACCACGGCAAGCCTACGGCTTTAGGGGTGGCCAGCGGTTGCGTGGCCGGGTTGGTAGCCATTACGCCGGCTTCAGGCTACGTAAGTGCACTACCGGCGGTGATTATTGGGTTAGTGGCAGGAGCAGTTTGCTATCTGGCGGTAGCAGTGCTGAAGCCGCGGCTGGGGTACGACGATGCTTTGGATGTTTTCGGTGTTCACGGCATTGGCGGTACGTGGGGTGCTTTGGCGACCGGGCTCTTTGCTTCAAAGGCGGTTAATGCGGCTGGGGCTAACGGCCTCTTTTTCGGCAATCCGGCGCAGTTGGGAATCCAGGCCGTGGGGGTAGTTGCTACTTGGGTCTTCGCGGCGTTGGCCACCCTGGTTATACTGAAGGTCGTAGGGCTCTTAACCCCGCTTCGCGCTACCTATAGTGAAGAAGTATCGGGCTTGGACATTACCCTGCACGGCGAGGAAGCTTATCGTCTCTAA
- a CDS encoding ANTAR domain-containing response regulator — MRALVFCADKKLQAFLQRQLQVWGWTVTFTSSTGPAGVRLLHSQEPDLVVVDDGLTSGFNIRKFLDVIDQGPRLPVILLLSPANPLGEELLASTCVVAACAKPVREVDFYLALLQAEANFAKITALKQEVGQLRERLETRKVVEKAKGILMKTLGISEEEAYRRIQRESMERRTSMRTIAEAIIQASKFYQVKEEKS, encoded by the coding sequence TTGCGAGCCCTGGTGTTCTGTGCTGACAAGAAGCTTCAGGCTTTCCTTCAGCGGCAGCTACAGGTGTGGGGGTGGACCGTTACTTTCACCAGCTCTACCGGTCCAGCGGGGGTTCGGCTCCTGCATTCTCAGGAACCTGATCTGGTAGTGGTGGATGACGGTTTGACCTCAGGTTTCAACATTCGGAAGTTCCTGGATGTCATCGATCAGGGTCCGCGGCTACCGGTTATTCTTCTATTGTCGCCCGCCAATCCGCTGGGTGAGGAGTTGCTTGCCTCAACTTGCGTTGTGGCGGCGTGTGCTAAGCCGGTGCGCGAGGTAGATTTTTACCTCGCCTTGTTGCAGGCCGAGGCCAACTTCGCCAAGATAACCGCCCTGAAACAGGAAGTAGGTCAGCTGCGGGAGCGGTTGGAGACACGAAAGGTGGTTGAGAAGGCTAAGGGGATTCTGATGAAGACGTTGGGAATATCGGAAGAAGAAGCCTATCGCCGAATACAGCGGGAGAGTATGGAAAGACGCACCAGTATGCGAACCATCGCTGAAGCTATTATTCAGGCTTCCAAGTTTTATCAGGTGAAAGAAGAGAAGAGCTAA
- the glnA gene encoding type I glutamate--ammonia ligase, translating to MSLTAKEVLRMVKEQQVEFVDLKFIDLPGLWQHMTIPAEALTEESFTEGIGFDGSSIRGFKSIHESDMILIPDPSTAVIDPFCEIPTLSLICNVFDPVKKGPYERDPRYIAQKAEAYLKSTGIADVSYWGPEAEFFILDDIRFDQNQHCGYYFIDSIEGFWNSGREENPNLGYKPRYKEGYFPVPPTDNYQNLRSEMVMTMQRCGIVVECHHHEVATAGQAEIDMRFAPLTQMADQLMLFKYIVKNVARRHGKTVTFMPKPIFQDNGSGMHVHQSLWKEGKPLFFDPNGYAQLSELALYYIGGLLKHGPALAAFCSPTTNSYKRLVPGFEAPVYLAYSQRNRSAAVRIPMYSNSPNAKRIEYRPPDPSCNPYLAFAALLLAGIDGIKNKIHPGEPLEKDIYELSPEELAALPALPGSLEEALKALEADHDFLLAGGVFTEDLLQAWVDYKRGEVDAIRLRPHPYEFALYFDI from the coding sequence ATGTCTCTCACCGCCAAAGAAGTACTCAGAATGGTGAAAGAGCAGCAGGTAGAATTCGTGGATCTCAAGTTTATCGATCTTCCCGGTCTGTGGCAACACATGACCATCCCGGCGGAGGCGCTGACCGAAGAGAGCTTTACGGAGGGCATAGGCTTCGATGGGTCCAGCATCCGGGGGTTCAAAAGCATTCATGAGAGCGACATGATCTTAATTCCCGACCCCAGCACGGCGGTCATCGATCCTTTCTGCGAAATACCGACTCTGAGTCTTATTTGCAATGTTTTTGATCCTGTGAAGAAGGGACCCTATGAGCGTGATCCCCGTTACATTGCGCAGAAAGCGGAGGCTTACCTCAAATCTACAGGTATCGCTGATGTCAGCTACTGGGGACCGGAAGCGGAGTTCTTCATTCTGGACGACATAAGGTTTGACCAGAATCAGCATTGCGGCTACTACTTTATAGACTCGATCGAAGGTTTCTGGAACTCGGGACGCGAGGAAAACCCGAATCTCGGCTATAAACCCCGCTACAAAGAAGGATATTTTCCCGTCCCTCCCACCGATAACTACCAGAACCTTCGTAGCGAGATGGTTATGACCATGCAGCGCTGCGGGATAGTGGTGGAGTGCCACCACCACGAGGTAGCCACGGCAGGTCAGGCGGAGATCGATATGCGTTTTGCCCCTCTTACTCAAATGGCAGATCAATTGATGCTATTCAAATACATAGTCAAGAACGTGGCCCGCAGGCACGGAAAAACGGTAACCTTTATGCCTAAGCCTATTTTCCAGGATAACGGCTCAGGTATGCACGTACACCAGAGCCTTTGGAAGGAAGGGAAGCCCCTTTTCTTCGACCCCAACGGTTACGCTCAGTTAAGCGAACTGGCCCTTTATTACATCGGCGGGCTTCTAAAGCATGGGCCTGCGCTGGCTGCTTTCTGCAGCCCCACCACTAATTCTTACAAGCGCTTGGTTCCTGGTTTTGAGGCGCCGGTTTATCTGGCTTATTCGCAGCGCAACCGTAGTGCTGCTGTCCGGATACCCATGTATTCCAATAGCCCCAACGCCAAGCGCATAGAGTACCGTCCACCCGACCCTTCGTGCAATCCGTACCTGGCCTTTGCAGCTCTTCTGCTGGCAGGGATTGATGGAATCAAAAACAAGATCCATCCGGGGGAACCACTAGAGAAGGACATATACGAACTTTCGCCCGAGGAACTAGCTGCCCTGCCGGCGCTACCTGGTTCCTTGGAGGAAGCCCTGAAGGCACTCGAGGCAGACCACGATTTCCTCTTGGCAGGAGGGGTTTTTACCGAAGATTTGCTTCAGGCGTGGGTCGACTACAAGCGTGGCGAAGTGGACGCTATACGCCTGCGCCCGCATCCCTATGAATTTGCCCTTTACTTCGACATATAA
- a CDS encoding ammonia-forming cytochrome c nitrite reductase subunit c552 translates to MSDFLIRKEEIFMQRNWWIWLISLTLLLLAGCAPPKAEMVKTGSIPPGEVDPAVWGKVYPLEYDSFMKTKEGGQGQSKYKGSELKDKLSEYPYLLVLYDGWGMGIEFNEPRGHYYMLKDQLDIDPSRRKAGGVCLSCKSPYAPKLKEQMGLAYFQQPYEQVHAMIPKEHAEQGLSCIDCHDPASMDLRLSRWFVEDALKALGKDPANLTRQEMRTLVCAQCHNTYVIPKDQNMKSVGLFLPWQKSQWGHITIEDIEEVIKSDPANREWTHAITGIKLGHIRHPEFELYTNGSVHWKAGVACADCHMPYERVGSKKISSHHVQSPLKDNMRACLQCHNQTPEWLREQVIRIQDRVNNLLTRAGNATAQAAKAIEMANKTSGVDQKLLDEAKKLYEKAYYRVVFISSENSMGFHNPEEALRVLGDGLYYANQSLMKAREALLKAGVKVPDKFDLELDKYAKRGTKGVPYRPEQNLEFTFDGTK, encoded by the coding sequence ATGAGTGATTTTTTAATAAGAAAGGAGGAGATATTCATGCAAAGAAACTGGTGGATCTGGTTAATATCTTTGACCTTGTTATTACTGGCTGGATGTGCTCCGCCTAAGGCCGAAATGGTCAAGACAGGTTCCATTCCCCCAGGGGAGGTGGACCCTGCTGTATGGGGGAAGGTTTACCCTCTGGAGTATGACAGCTTCATGAAAACGAAGGAAGGAGGCCAGGGACAGAGCAAATACAAGGGTTCGGAATTGAAAGATAAGTTGAGCGAGTATCCCTACCTTCTGGTATTGTACGACGGCTGGGGCATGGGGATCGAATTCAACGAACCGCGAGGCCACTACTACATGCTCAAGGACCAATTGGACATAGATCCTTCCCGGCGCAAGGCAGGAGGAGTATGCCTTTCTTGTAAGTCCCCTTATGCGCCAAAGTTGAAGGAACAGATGGGTCTAGCCTATTTCCAGCAGCCCTATGAGCAGGTTCATGCCATGATCCCCAAGGAGCATGCCGAACAGGGACTATCTTGCATTGACTGTCATGACCCGGCCAGTATGGATTTGAGGCTGAGCCGCTGGTTTGTGGAAGATGCATTAAAGGCCCTGGGGAAAGATCCGGCCAACCTGACCAGGCAGGAAATGCGCACCCTGGTTTGTGCTCAGTGCCATAACACCTATGTCATTCCCAAGGATCAGAATATGAAATCCGTGGGTCTGTTCCTGCCATGGCAGAAATCCCAGTGGGGCCACATCACCATTGAAGACATTGAAGAAGTGATTAAATCCGACCCGGCCAACCGTGAGTGGACCCACGCTATCACCGGCATTAAGCTGGGACACATCCGCCATCCTGAGTTTGAGCTTTACACCAACGGTAGTGTCCACTGGAAGGCCGGCGTGGCCTGCGCTGATTGCCATATGCCCTATGAACGGGTGGGAAGCAAGAAGATTTCCTCTCACCACGTGCAAAGCCCCCTCAAGGACAATATGAGGGCTTGTCTCCAATGCCACAACCAGACCCCAGAGTGGTTGCGTGAGCAGGTAATACGGATCCAGGATCGGGTTAACAACCTTCTGACACGAGCTGGCAACGCAACCGCGCAAGCAGCTAAGGCCATAGAGATGGCCAACAAGACGAGCGGTGTAGACCAGAAGCTCCTTGACGAGGCCAAAAAGCTTTACGAAAAAGCTTACTACCGAGTGGTCTTTATCTCCTCGGAAAATAGCATGGGCTTCCACAACCCCGAGGAGGCTTTGCGCGTATTAGGTGACGGGTTATACTACGCCAACCAGTCTCTCATGAAGGCTAGGGAGGCTTTGCTGAAGGCCGGAGTGAAAGTGCCCGATAAATTCGACCTGGAGTTGGACAAATACGCCAAGCGGGGAACAAAAGGAGTTCCTTACCGGCCTGAGCAAAACCTAGAGTTTACCTTTGACGGGACGAAATAA
- the nrfH gene encoding cytochrome c nitrite reductase small subunit encodes MWKGAGGGTEGKNEVLAPGGKDAGAGGHCLRRRLWLILAGVALAAAVLAAGTKAAVSYTDRPEFCISCHVMEPQYETWFHSSHRQWASCSDCHVPHQNLPAKLVGKAIDGTRDFYLFYTNQVPDPIRLGARGARIVRENCLRCHGDLMERVIDREDRNCWDCHRSVPHGTEPRH; translated from the coding sequence ATGTGGAAAGGTGCGGGAGGTGGTACCGAGGGGAAGAATGAGGTCCTGGCTCCCGGGGGTAAGGACGCTGGGGCTGGCGGCCACTGCCTGCGTCGACGTTTGTGGCTGATCTTAGCCGGCGTAGCGTTGGCAGCAGCGGTGCTGGCCGCCGGGACCAAAGCGGCGGTATCTTATACTGATAGACCGGAGTTCTGCATCAGCTGTCACGTCATGGAGCCGCAGTACGAGACCTGGTTCCATTCGTCTCATCGCCAGTGGGCATCTTGCAGCGACTGCCATGTACCCCACCAGAATCTGCCAGCCAAGCTGGTGGGTAAGGCTATTGACGGTACCCGGGACTTCTACCTCTTCTACACCAACCAAGTACCGGATCCCATCCGCCTCGGCGCCCGTGGTGCCCGAATAGTGCGGGAAAACTGCTTGCGCTGTCATGGTGACCTCATGGAAAGAGTAATCGACCGCGAAGATAGAAACTGCTGGGACTGTCACCGCTCGGTCCCCCATGGCACCGAGCCACGGCACTAA
- the ccsB gene encoding c-type cytochrome biogenesis protein CcsB, whose translation MLWLEPLAFKIVFGAYAGAVILYLIDFVADKPVTNRWATKLAWVGLLGNTVALGARIAATGRLPLANLYEYGLCFAWGIMLGYLLLQLKVKIRGLGVFTTLTSFLVIVLISLLPRETGALMPALRSKWLTYHVLTAIVAYSAFTLSFAAAVLYLIASGNSPLFTGLRRRLPDQEVLDRVIYQAVVIGLPFQTLLIVTGAIWAQYAWGAYWSWDPKETWSLITWLVYAAYLHARFVLGWRGRPAAYLAVAGFIVVIFTLFGVSFLMGGKHSYV comes from the coding sequence ATGCTGTGGCTTGAACCGCTTGCCTTTAAGATTGTCTTTGGTGCTTACGCAGGGGCAGTTATTCTTTATCTGATCGATTTTGTAGCAGATAAACCGGTTACTAATCGCTGGGCTACCAAGCTGGCTTGGGTGGGTTTGCTAGGTAATACCGTTGCCCTGGGGGCCAGAATTGCTGCTACTGGCAGGTTGCCCCTGGCCAACCTTTATGAGTACGGGTTATGCTTTGCCTGGGGAATTATGCTGGGTTACCTGTTGCTGCAACTGAAAGTGAAAATCAGGGGTCTGGGAGTATTTACGACTCTTACGAGCTTTTTGGTGATTGTCTTGATATCTTTGCTGCCTCGGGAAACTGGTGCTCTGATGCCGGCCTTGCGTAGCAAGTGGCTTACCTACCATGTACTTACGGCCATTGTGGCTTACAGCGCTTTTACCCTTTCTTTTGCCGCTGCGGTGCTCTATCTGATTGCCAGCGGGAACTCTCCCTTGTTCACTGGCTTGCGGCGGCGCTTGCCGGATCAAGAGGTCCTGGACCGCGTGATCTACCAGGCGGTAGTTATTGGCCTGCCCTTTCAAACATTGCTGATCGTTACTGGGGCCATCTGGGCCCAATATGCCTGGGGAGCCTACTGGAGTTGGGATCCCAAAGAGACTTGGTCCTTAATCACCTGGCTGGTATACGCTGCCTATCTCCATGCCCGGTTTGTGCTGGGGTGGCGGGGTCGGCCGGCAGCCTACTTGGCGGTGGCTGGCTTCATAGTGGTTATATTCACGCTTTTTGGTGTAAGTTTTCTAATGGGTGGCAAACACAGCTATGTATAG
- a CDS encoding cytochrome c biogenesis protein ResB, with protein MGNRVAVALDVLKYTWRWFSSMRFGLVLLCILSAVLAFASLLPSGTDQEYGGAAWLVRILSLSNVYQSSLFRFLFTLLCLNLIVCSINRLHMLKITTFPSLEQIKRSSIEQMPLVYQTNLKVDRFLAEGRLVDLLRQHRFSVRKYREGATTWLYASRGKLGPWFSFGLHMSLVLVVAGFAWGGMARSETLVVLPVGEQAEVITGSRQSSGIDRFTIRLDDFATLYDATGAVDNWVSKVTIIVDGQEVQRGNVMVNHPLNYRGYNLYQHSYGHVLEVELTSRLQETPQTAVLFPNRFYRFYQLPGLGQYGIWFSSWNEKGSVNYALYKGHQEIATGVLSKGKSINLPEDAGAIRLIGAKPFSVLQVKHDPSVPLVFASMTLMSLFFFLTIFVRHRQYWLRISEVADGSVSLALGTTAPLHIRALAQKEFNGVVREIDVALIQWKGSE; from the coding sequence ATGGGTAACCGAGTGGCAGTTGCTTTAGATGTTCTTAAGTATACCTGGCGTTGGTTCTCTTCTATGCGTTTTGGCCTGGTTCTGCTTTGTATTCTGTCTGCAGTTCTAGCTTTTGCTTCTTTACTTCCCTCTGGGACCGACCAGGAATACGGAGGCGCTGCGTGGTTGGTACGGATACTTAGCTTGAGTAATGTGTACCAATCTTCCCTTTTCCGCTTCCTTTTTACCCTCTTATGCTTAAACCTCATTGTTTGTTCGATTAACCGGCTACACATGTTAAAAATAACCACTTTTCCATCTCTAGAACAGATCAAAAGAAGTAGTATTGAGCAAATGCCCCTGGTTTACCAAACCAACCTAAAAGTTGATAGGTTTTTGGCAGAAGGTCGCCTAGTTGATCTTCTTCGCCAGCATCGTTTTTCCGTACGTAAATACCGCGAGGGGGCCACTACTTGGCTCTATGCCAGCCGAGGAAAGCTGGGCCCCTGGTTCAGCTTCGGGTTGCACATGTCTTTAGTACTGGTAGTGGCCGGTTTTGCCTGGGGAGGGATGGCCCGGTCTGAAACCCTAGTGGTTCTCCCGGTGGGTGAACAAGCGGAAGTAATTACGGGCTCCCGCCAGTCTTCTGGAATAGACCGTTTTACCATTAGGCTGGATGACTTTGCTACCCTCTACGATGCCACTGGAGCTGTCGATAACTGGGTTAGCAAGGTGACCATAATTGTTGATGGCCAGGAAGTGCAAAGAGGCAATGTTATGGTTAACCATCCCTTAAATTACCGGGGTTATAACCTGTATCAGCATTCTTACGGTCATGTTTTAGAGGTGGAACTTACTAGCAGGCTACAAGAAACTCCCCAAACAGCAGTTCTTTTCCCTAACCGTTTCTATCGGTTTTACCAGCTACCCGGTCTAGGACAGTACGGTATATGGTTTAGCTCTTGGAACGAGAAAGGTTCAGTGAATTATGCTCTCTACAAGGGGCACCAGGAAATAGCTACGGGAGTGCTTTCTAAAGGCAAAAGCATTAATCTGCCCGAAGATGCGGGGGCTATTCGCCTAATCGGGGCCAAGCCCTTTTCAGTGCTACAAGTAAAACACGATCCCAGTGTTCCTCTAGTATTTGCTAGTATGACTCTGATGAGTCTCTTTTTCTTCCTAACTATATTCGTGCGACACAGGCAGTATTGGCTGCGTATAAGCGAGGTAGCAGACGGCTCGGTAAGCTTAGCTTTAGGTACCACGGCTCCCCTGCATATTCGCGCCCTAGCCCAGAAGGAGTTTAATGGGGTGGTTCGAGAAATAGATGTCGCTTTGATCCAGTGGAAAGGGAGTGAGTAG
- a CDS encoding HPP family protein codes for MGVGPDLFPNIEEQYVERQRRAAYFRKMTSNRFLALSSASAWGELFASSFGAFVGIGVVAILSLVYHMPMIIPSFGASAVLIYGLPDSPLAQPRNVIGGHAISALCGVAVYSLCGLTWWSAALATSLAVFLMLITRTVHPPGGATALGAVLTKASPMYVLTPVVLGAFLLILVGVVVNNLSGRKYPKCWF; via the coding sequence ATGGGCGTGGGCCCAGATTTGTTCCCCAACATCGAAGAGCAATATGTTGAACGACAGCGCAGGGCTGCTTATTTTCGGAAAATGACCAGCAACAGGTTTTTAGCTTTATCATCTGCTTCTGCGTGGGGAGAACTTTTTGCCTCCAGTTTTGGGGCCTTTGTGGGTATTGGGGTAGTGGCTATTTTGAGTTTGGTATACCATATGCCTATGATTATCCCTTCCTTCGGCGCGTCGGCAGTGTTAATTTATGGTTTACCTGATTCTCCTCTAGCGCAGCCTCGGAATGTCATTGGCGGACATGCTATTTCGGCCCTGTGCGGCGTAGCGGTTTACTCTCTCTGTGGCCTAACCTGGTGGTCCGCAGCCCTAGCTACCTCGTTGGCGGTATTCCTGATGCTTATCACCAGGACTGTCCACCCGCCGGGAGGTGCTACTGCCCTGGGGGCAGTACTTACCAAGGCTTCTCCTATGTATGTACTTACGCCTGTAGTTCTGGGTGCTTTCTTGCTGATTTTAGTGGGAGTAGTCGTTAACAACCTGTCGGGGCGGAAGTATCCTAAGTGCTGGTTTTAG
- a CDS encoding response regulator transcription factor — MVTAKILVVEDDPRIREIITRILSCEGYQVITSTGGWEALTRVQKESPDLVILDLWLPDLDGLEVCRQLRAKYAIPVIIVSARGEEADKIAGFTLGADDYVTKPFSPAELVLRVKAVLRRVQGSDSWKGREVIRVRGLVIDRASRTVELNGVPINLTAREFDLLWILASHPNRVFSRDQLLNLVWKNEFGADPATVTVLIRRLRQKLEKDPEKPELIKTVWGVGYKFQA; from the coding sequence ATGGTGACCGCAAAGATTCTAGTGGTGGAAGACGATCCCAGAATCAGGGAGATTATAACACGGATATTGAGCTGCGAGGGCTACCAGGTTATTACCAGTACCGGAGGCTGGGAAGCCCTAACTCGGGTACAGAAAGAAAGTCCCGACCTGGTCATTTTGGATCTCTGGTTGCCGGACCTAGACGGGCTAGAGGTTTGCCGGCAGCTCAGGGCCAAATATGCGATTCCCGTGATCATTGTTTCTGCCCGAGGGGAAGAAGCGGATAAAATTGCTGGCTTCACTTTGGGTGCCGACGATTACGTGACCAAGCCCTTTAGTCCTGCGGAACTGGTTCTGCGAGTAAAGGCGGTTTTGCGCCGGGTACAAGGGTCGGACTCCTGGAAGGGGCGGGAGGTAATAAGGGTACGTGGGTTGGTGATCGATCGGGCTTCACGTACAGTGGAGCTTAACGGAGTACCGATAAATCTAACCGCGCGGGAATTCGATCTGCTTTGGATCTTGGCTAGCCACCCTAATCGGGTCTTTAGCCGGGATCAGCTTCTCAACCTGGTCTGGAAGAATGAGTTTGGAGCTGACCCGGCTACGGTTACCGTCCTCATCCGGCGGTTGAGGCAGAAGTTGGAAAAGGATCCGGAAAAGCCGGAGCTCATCAAGACCGTGTGGGGAGTGGGCTATAAGTTTCAGGCGTAG